The Pantoea sp. At-9b genome includes a window with the following:
- the mglB gene encoding galactose/glucose ABC transporter substrate-binding protein MglB encodes MNKKVFTLTALVASMMFGATAHAADTRIGVTIYKYDDNFMSMVRKDIESEAKKVGGVQLLMNDSQNDQSKQNDQIDVLMAKGVKALAINLVDPAAAAVVIDKAKANDVPVVFFNKEPNAKVLASYDKAYYVGTDSKESGVIQGKLIEKHWKATPAWDLNKDGEIQYVLLKGEPGHPDAEARTKYVIDTLNKDGIKTQQLAMDTAMWDTAQAKDKMDAWLSGPNSKKIEVVIANNDAMAMGAVEALKAHNMTSIPVFGVDALPEALALIKSGALAGTVLNDAENQAKATLDMAKNLADGKPATEGTNFKMVDKIVRVPYVPVDKDNLSQFVK; translated from the coding sequence ATGAATAAGAAGGTTTTCACGCTCACAGCACTGGTTGCCAGCATGATGTTTGGTGCGACTGCACATGCCGCCGATACCCGAATTGGCGTCACCATCTACAAATATGACGACAACTTTATGTCCATGGTGCGTAAGGACATTGAGAGCGAAGCGAAGAAAGTGGGCGGCGTACAGCTGCTGATGAATGACTCGCAGAATGACCAGTCAAAACAGAACGATCAGATTGACGTACTGATGGCCAAAGGCGTGAAAGCACTGGCAATCAACCTGGTGGACCCGGCGGCTGCCGCAGTGGTGATTGATAAAGCGAAAGCGAACGATGTGCCGGTGGTGTTCTTCAACAAAGAACCGAACGCTAAAGTGCTGGCCAGCTATGACAAAGCCTACTACGTAGGGACTGACTCCAAAGAATCTGGCGTTATCCAGGGCAAATTGATTGAGAAGCACTGGAAAGCGACCCCGGCCTGGGATCTGAACAAAGACGGCGAAATTCAGTATGTCCTGCTGAAAGGCGAGCCGGGCCATCCGGATGCGGAAGCCCGTACTAAATACGTTATCGATACGCTGAACAAAGACGGTATCAAAACCCAGCAGTTAGCGATGGATACGGCGATGTGGGATACCGCGCAGGCGAAAGATAAGATGGACGCCTGGTTGTCTGGCCCGAACTCGAAGAAAATCGAAGTGGTGATCGCCAACAACGATGCGATGGCGATGGGTGCGGTTGAAGCGCTGAAAGCGCACAACATGACCTCTATCCCGGTGTTTGGTGTTGACGCCCTGCCGGAAGCGCTGGCGCTGATCAAATCTGGCGCGTTGGCCGGTACGGTGCTGAACGATGCGGAAAACCAGGCCAAAGCCACGCTGGATATGGCGAAAAACCTGGCTGACGGCAAACCTGCTACCGAAGGCACCAACTTCAAGATGGTTGATAAGATCGTCCGCGTTCCTTACGTACCGGTAGATAAAGATAATCTGTCTCAGTTTGTGAAGTAA
- the galS gene encoding HTH-type transcriptional regulator GalS — protein MITIRDVARQAGVSVATVSRVLNNSSAVTPDTRDAVLQAVETLGYRPNANAQALATQVSDTIGVVVMDVSDPFFGALVKSVDTVAQRMHKHVLISNSWHQEEKERHAIEVLIRQRCNALVVHAKTLSDAELAQFLEQVPGMVLINRTIPGYEDRCVCLDNVTGALVATRMLLQQGHQRIGFLSSSHPIEDVAQRREGWLQALAEQGIRPPESWIAQAEPDMQGGEAAMVELLGRNQHLTAVFSYNDGMAAGALTALKDNGIQVPQHFSVIGFDDIPISRYTDPQLTTVRYPIVSMAKLATELALKGAAGELDHNATHCFMPTLVRRHSVAQRQNVESVTNSGDGPV, from the coding sequence ATGATAACGATTCGTGATGTCGCCCGTCAGGCCGGTGTGTCGGTAGCCACCGTCTCACGAGTGCTCAATAACAGCAGTGCCGTTACGCCAGATACCCGCGACGCCGTCCTACAAGCGGTGGAAACCCTGGGCTATCGGCCCAACGCGAACGCTCAGGCGTTGGCAACGCAGGTCAGTGATACCATCGGCGTGGTCGTTATGGACGTGTCCGATCCCTTCTTTGGCGCGCTGGTGAAATCGGTGGATACCGTCGCCCAGCGCATGCACAAACACGTGCTGATTAGCAATTCCTGGCATCAGGAAGAGAAAGAGCGTCATGCCATTGAGGTATTGATCCGCCAGCGTTGTAACGCGCTGGTGGTGCACGCGAAAACGCTTTCAGACGCTGAGCTGGCGCAATTTCTCGAACAAGTTCCGGGTATGGTGTTGATTAATCGCACGATTCCGGGCTATGAAGACCGTTGCGTCTGCCTCGATAATGTGACCGGTGCGCTGGTCGCCACGCGCATGCTGTTACAACAGGGCCACCAACGCATTGGTTTTCTCAGCTCCAGCCATCCGATTGAAGATGTCGCCCAGCGCCGTGAAGGCTGGTTACAGGCGCTGGCAGAGCAGGGGATACGCCCACCGGAAAGCTGGATCGCGCAGGCGGAGCCTGATATGCAAGGCGGTGAAGCGGCCATGGTGGAGTTACTTGGCCGTAACCAACATTTAACCGCCGTTTTTTCCTATAACGACGGCATGGCCGCCGGTGCGCTCACGGCCCTGAAGGACAATGGCATCCAGGTGCCACAGCATTTCTCCGTCATCGGTTTCGATGACATTCCCATCTCACGCTATACCGATCCGCAATTGACAACTGTGCGCTATCCCATTGTTTCTATGGCAAAACTGGCGACTGAGTTGGCGCTGAAAGGCGCAGCCGGTGAGCTTGATCACAACGCCACCCATTGCTTTATGCCCACGCTGGTACGTCGCCATTCCGTGGCCCAGCGGCAAAATGTGGAGTCCGTCACTAATTCAGGCGATGGGCCTGTGTAA
- the yeiB gene encoding DUF418 domain-containing protein YeiB, giving the protein MQRYLALDFIRGCAILGILLLNIVGFGLPSAAYLNPAWQGEISLSDAWTWAIMDGLAQLKFLTLFALLFGAGLHLQIPRGSRWITSRLSLLVLLGFIHAVFFWEGDILLDYGLVGLIIWRMLREVPSERALLQTGVLLYLVGCGVLLVFGAISTPQPSRSWLPGAADLQYERYWKLLGGWETVQNRLDHLSSSLMALASQYGWQLAGLMLIGAALMRSGWLSGQFSVQHYRRAAVILLSVGWLIAIPGIIAQWHLGWEFIWSGFYLQVPRDVASPFISLGYAALCLGFWPQIARTRLSFAIQCVGRMALSNYLLQTLICTTLFYRFGWFMKFDRLHLLAFVPAIWLVNILFSVLWLRAFRQGPMEWLWRKLTALAAGKSSNAIS; this is encoded by the coding sequence ATGCAACGCTATCTCGCGCTGGATTTCATTCGTGGTTGCGCCATTCTGGGCATTCTGTTGCTCAATATTGTGGGTTTCGGTTTGCCGTCGGCTGCCTACCTCAACCCGGCCTGGCAGGGTGAGATATCGCTATCTGACGCCTGGACCTGGGCGATCATGGACGGGCTGGCACAGCTCAAATTCCTCACGCTGTTTGCGTTGCTGTTTGGTGCGGGCCTGCATCTGCAAATCCCACGCGGCAGTCGCTGGATAACCTCGCGTTTATCGCTATTGGTGCTGCTGGGGTTTATTCACGCGGTGTTTTTCTGGGAAGGGGATATCCTGCTGGATTATGGCCTGGTCGGGCTGATTATCTGGCGGATGTTGCGCGAAGTGCCATCGGAGCGCGCCTTGCTCCAAACCGGCGTACTGCTCTATCTGGTCGGCTGTGGCGTGCTGCTGGTGTTTGGCGCGATTTCCACGCCACAGCCCAGCCGTTCCTGGTTGCCCGGAGCGGCCGATCTGCAATATGAACGGTACTGGAAACTGCTGGGCGGCTGGGAGACGGTGCAAAACCGGCTTGATCATCTGTCATCCAGCCTGATGGCGTTGGCGTCGCAATACGGTTGGCAGTTGGCGGGGTTAATGCTGATCGGTGCGGCGCTGATGCGCAGTGGCTGGCTGAGCGGCCAGTTTAGCGTGCAGCATTATCGGCGTGCTGCGGTGATCCTGCTCAGTGTCGGCTGGCTGATAGCCATTCCCGGCATCATCGCACAGTGGCATCTGGGCTGGGAATTTATCTGGAGCGGCTTTTATTTACAGGTGCCGCGTGATGTGGCCAGCCCGTTTATCAGCCTCGGCTATGCGGCACTCTGCCTCGGCTTTTGGCCGCAAATCGCCCGCACGCGTCTCAGCTTCGCCATTCAATGTGTCGGGCGCATGGCGCTCAGCAATTACCTGCTCCAGACGCTGATCTGCACCACGTTGTTCTACCGTTTCGGTTGGTTTATGAAGTTTGACCGCCTGCATTTACTCGCCTTCGTCCCGGCTATCTGGCTGGTTAATATCCTGTTTTCCGTTCTGTGGCTTCGTGCGTTCCGCCAGGGGCCGATGGAGTGGTTATGGCGCAAACTGACCGCCCTGGCCGCCGGGAAATCAAGTAACGCGATCTCGTAA
- the folE gene encoding GTP cyclohydrolase I FolE → MSTLSQEAALVHEALLARGLETPLRAPVREMDDETRKRQIAGHMTEIMQLLNLDLEDDSLMETPHRIAKMYVDEIFSGLDYANFPKITVIENKMKVDEMVTVRDITLTSTCEHHFVIIDGKATVAYIPKDKVIGLSKINRIVQFFAQRPQVQERLTQQVLVALQTLLGTNNVAVSIDAVHYCVKARGVKDATSATTTTSLGGLFKSSQNTRQEFLRAVRHN, encoded by the coding sequence ATGAGCACCTTAAGTCAGGAAGCCGCCCTGGTTCATGAAGCGCTGCTGGCGCGTGGCCTGGAAACGCCGTTACGCGCCCCGGTGCGCGAGATGGACGACGAAACCCGTAAGCGTCAGATCGCCGGTCATATGACCGAAATTATGCAGCTGCTGAATCTTGACCTGGAAGATGACAGCCTGATGGAGACGCCACATCGCATTGCCAAAATGTATGTGGATGAAATTTTTTCAGGTCTCGACTATGCCAATTTCCCGAAAATCACCGTTATCGAAAACAAGATGAAGGTCGATGAAATGGTGACGGTGCGCGATATCACGCTGACCAGCACCTGCGAACATCATTTTGTGATTATCGACGGGAAAGCCACCGTGGCTTACATCCCGAAAGATAAGGTGATTGGCCTGTCGAAAATCAACCGTATCGTGCAGTTCTTTGCCCAGCGTCCGCAGGTGCAGGAGCGCCTGACCCAGCAGGTATTGGTGGCGCTGCAAACCCTGCTCGGTACCAACAACGTGGCGGTATCGATCGATGCGGTGCATTACTGCGTGAAAGCGCGCGGCGTCAAGGATGCGACCAGCGCCACCACCACCACATCTCTGGGTGGTTTGTTCAAATCCAGCCAGAATACCCGCCAGGAGTTTCTGCGCGCGGTACGTCACAACTAA
- a CDS encoding YbfB/YjiJ family MFS transporter — protein MPFRVALSAFLSLVVAMGIGRFAFTPQVPLMIQDHQLTLTSASLVAALNYLGYLCGSFDAMRARSRVEWRLQMGVWGAVVLTLLSAGVSGPWLHGLIRFLIGCASGWAMVLVAAWSNEQLLHHGRPGLSAAVFAGPGTGIFLSGMLAVVLHASGASAALAWGAYGLLALVLIAAIARFLPRKGQLHRPDQAPAPLILNGNLKRLVLSYSLAGFGYILPATFLSQMAAARFPHSAFAQFVWPVFGGAAVIGIVLGIVTRHWGSSHIRLALVLWAQALGVIAASVMPGLNGLMIGAALIGGGFLCVVQLALQYGRELAPQHTRYLAGLLTTGYAVGQLGGPLLSWISSLLWHQLEPALWVAGAGLLLAGALVLRRAAP, from the coding sequence ATGCCATTTCGCGTCGCGCTCAGCGCATTCTTAAGTTTAGTGGTTGCTATGGGGATTGGGCGATTTGCCTTCACCCCGCAGGTACCGTTGATGATTCAGGATCATCAACTGACGCTCACCAGCGCCAGTCTGGTGGCCGCGCTGAACTACCTGGGTTATCTGTGCGGTTCCTTTGATGCGATGCGTGCCCGCAGCCGCGTTGAGTGGCGCTTGCAGATGGGGGTGTGGGGCGCAGTGGTGCTGACGTTGCTCTCCGCGGGTGTCAGTGGGCCGTGGTTACATGGCCTGATCCGTTTCCTGATTGGCTGCGCCAGCGGCTGGGCGATGGTGCTGGTGGCGGCGTGGAGCAATGAGCAACTGCTGCATCATGGCCGTCCGGGGTTGTCAGCCGCGGTCTTTGCCGGGCCGGGCACCGGCATTTTCCTCAGCGGTATGCTGGCGGTTGTGCTGCATGCCAGCGGTGCCAGTGCCGCCCTGGCATGGGGCGCTTATGGTCTGCTGGCGCTGGTATTGATTGCCGCCATCGCCCGTTTTTTACCGCGTAAAGGTCAGCTGCATCGCCCCGATCAGGCACCCGCACCGCTGATCCTGAATGGCAACCTGAAGCGCCTGGTGTTGAGCTACAGCCTCGCCGGGTTTGGTTATATTCTGCCCGCGACCTTTTTATCGCAAATGGCGGCCGCCCGTTTTCCGCACAGCGCGTTTGCACAGTTTGTCTGGCCGGTGTTTGGCGGTGCGGCGGTGATCGGCATTGTGCTGGGCATAGTGACCCGTCACTGGGGCAGCAGCCATATCCGCCTGGCACTGGTGCTCTGGGCGCAGGCGCTGGGGGTGATCGCGGCCAGTGTGATGCCAGGACTGAATGGCCTGATGATCGGTGCTGCGCTCATTGGTGGCGGTTTCCTGTGCGTGGTGCAGCTGGCGTTACAGTATGGCCGTGAGCTGGCACCGCAGCATACGCGCTATCTGGCTGGATTGCTGACCACCGGTTACGCCGTCGGGCAACTCGGCGGGCCACTGTTGTCGTGGATCTCCTCGCTGCTGTGGCATCAACTCGAACCGGCGTTATGGGTCGCCGGCGCGGGCCTACTGTTGGCCGGGGCACTGGTCCTGCGTCGTGCGGCTCCATGA
- a CDS encoding LysR family transcriptional regulator, giving the protein MDLVQLRMFCSVAETGSLVRAAEQLHRVPSNLTTRLRQLEEELGVDLFIREKQRIRLSPMGHNFLNYAQRILALSDEAMSMTRAGEPGGNFALGSMESTAATRLPGLLAAYHQRFPAVALSLITGTSGEIIDKVREGTLAAALVDGPVTHDDLNGCIAFREEMVLITSLEHKPIINARDTQGDTLFAFRNSCSYRVKLESWYRDSQTAPDSVMEIQSYHAMMACVAGGAGVAMIPASVLHQMPGKVRVQEHALPPEYRDTATWLMWRRDAFTPNVEALKYLIIEQFDDRPLNDELMHPLHAAE; this is encoded by the coding sequence ATGGATTTAGTCCAGTTACGCATGTTCTGTTCTGTGGCCGAAACCGGCTCGCTGGTTCGCGCGGCGGAGCAACTGCACCGTGTCCCCTCCAACCTCACTACCCGTCTGCGTCAGCTGGAGGAAGAGTTGGGCGTGGACCTGTTTATCCGCGAGAAACAACGTATCCGTTTGTCGCCGATGGGCCACAACTTTCTGAATTACGCCCAGCGTATTCTGGCGTTGAGCGACGAGGCGATGAGTATGACACGCGCAGGCGAACCCGGTGGCAATTTTGCCCTCGGTTCGATGGAAAGCACCGCCGCGACCCGTCTGCCAGGTCTGCTGGCGGCCTATCATCAGCGTTTTCCTGCGGTGGCGCTGTCGCTGATCACCGGCACTTCGGGTGAGATCATCGATAAAGTGCGCGAAGGCACGCTGGCCGCCGCGCTGGTAGATGGCCCGGTCACCCACGATGATTTAAACGGCTGCATCGCCTTTCGCGAAGAGATGGTGCTGATCACCAGCCTTGAACACAAACCGATTATCAATGCCCGAGACACTCAGGGCGATACGCTGTTTGCCTTCCGCAACAGTTGTTCGTATCGCGTCAAACTTGAATCCTGGTATCGCGACAGCCAAACCGCGCCGGATAGCGTGATGGAAATCCAGTCTTATCACGCGATGATGGCCTGTGTGGCTGGGGGGGCCGGAGTGGCGATGATCCCGGCGTCGGTACTGCATCAAATGCCCGGTAAAGTTCGGGTGCAGGAACACGCCCTACCACCAGAATATCGCGACACCGCCACCTGGCTGATGTGGCGACGTGATGCTTTCACCCCCAATGTGGAAGCGTTGAAGTATTTGATTATTGAACAATTTGACGACCGGCCGCTGAATGATGAGTTGATGCATCCTTTGCATGCAGCCGAGTAA
- a CDS encoding S-(hydroxymethyl)glutathione dehydrogenase/class III alcohol dehydrogenase, whose product MNMIKTRAAVAWAAGEPLKIEEVDLMPPQKGEVLVRIVATGVCHTDAYTLSGKDPEGVFPAILGHEGGGVVEAVGEGVTSVAVGDHVIPLYTPECGKCKFCLSGKTNLCQAIRATQGKGLMPDGTTRFFKDGQPIFHYMGTSTFSEYTVVPEISLAKISKEAPLEEVCLLGCGVTTGMGAVMNTAKVKEGDTVAIFGLGGIGLSAIIGAKMAKAGRIIGIDLNTSKFDLARKLGATDLINPKDYDKPIQDVIVELTDGGVDYSFECIGNVNVMRSALECCHKGWGESVIIGVAGAGEEISTRPFQLVTGRVWRGSAFGGVKGRSQLPGIVQDYLDGKFALNDFITHTMPLEEINDAFDLMHEGKSIRSVVHFNK is encoded by the coding sequence ATGAACATGATTAAAACCCGTGCCGCCGTTGCCTGGGCAGCTGGTGAACCGCTGAAAATCGAAGAAGTGGATCTGATGCCGCCACAGAAAGGCGAAGTGCTGGTACGCATCGTGGCGACCGGTGTCTGCCATACCGATGCCTACACCCTGTCGGGTAAAGATCCGGAAGGTGTGTTCCCGGCGATCCTCGGCCATGAAGGCGGCGGTGTGGTCGAAGCGGTTGGCGAGGGTGTAACCAGCGTGGCCGTGGGTGATCACGTGATCCCGTTGTACACCCCGGAGTGCGGCAAATGTAAGTTCTGTCTGTCGGGCAAAACCAACCTGTGCCAGGCGATCCGCGCCACCCAGGGTAAAGGTTTGATGCCGGATGGCACCACCCGTTTCTTTAAAGACGGCCAGCCGATTTTCCACTACATGGGCACCTCAACCTTCTCTGAGTACACCGTGGTGCCGGAAATTTCGCTGGCGAAAATCAGCAAAGAAGCGCCGCTGGAAGAAGTGTGCCTGCTGGGCTGTGGCGTCACCACCGGTATGGGCGCAGTGATGAACACCGCCAAAGTGAAAGAAGGCGATACCGTGGCGATCTTCGGTCTGGGTGGCATCGGTCTGTCGGCCATTATCGGTGCGAAGATGGCAAAAGCCGGACGCATTATCGGTATCGATCTCAACACCAGCAAGTTTGATCTGGCACGCAAGTTGGGTGCGACCGATCTGATCAACCCGAAAGATTATGACAAGCCGATCCAGGATGTGATTGTTGAGCTGACGGATGGCGGCGTGGATTACTCCTTCGAGTGTATCGGCAACGTCAACGTAATGCGTTCCGCGCTGGAATGCTGCCACAAAGGCTGGGGCGAATCCGTGATTATTGGTGTAGCTGGTGCCGGTGAAGAGATCTCCACCCGTCCGTTCCAACTGGTGACCGGTCGCGTATGGCGTGGTTCCGCGTTCGGCGGCGTGAAAGGCCGTAGCCAACTGCCGGGTATCGTGCAGGATTACCTCGACGGTAAATTCGCACTCAACGATTTCATCACCCACACCATGCCGCTGGAAGAGATTAACGACGCCTTTGACTTGATGCACGAAGGAAAATCCATCCGCTCGGTGGTGCACTTCAACAAATAA
- the fghA gene encoding S-formylglutathione hydrolase has protein sequence MASTLELLEEHRMFGGWQQRWRHHSAVLNCPMIFSIFLPPPKDDTPPPVVWFLAGLTCTDENFTTKAGAQRVAAQLGLVLIMPDTSPRGDDVANDSAYDLGQGAGFYLNATQQPWAAHYRMFDYLSAELPALVADNFKLSERQSIMGHSMGGHGALLLALRLGGRFSSVSAFAPIVNPTEVPWGQKAFSAYLGEDRAAWREYDSCLLMSEVENRLPILIDQGDSDQFLADQLRPERLAEVAREQGFPLELRIQPGYDHSYFFIASFVEDHLRFHAKHLLV, from the coding sequence ATGGCATCCACTCTGGAATTGTTGGAAGAACATCGCATGTTTGGCGGCTGGCAACAGCGCTGGCGGCATCATTCAGCGGTGCTGAACTGCCCGATGATCTTCAGCATTTTTTTGCCGCCGCCGAAAGACGACACCCCGCCGCCGGTGGTGTGGTTCCTCGCCGGATTGACCTGTACCGACGAGAACTTCACCACTAAAGCGGGTGCGCAGCGCGTGGCGGCGCAGTTGGGTCTGGTGTTGATTATGCCGGACACCAGCCCGCGCGGTGACGATGTGGCGAATGACAGTGCTTACGATCTGGGCCAGGGGGCAGGATTCTATCTCAACGCCACCCAGCAGCCGTGGGCGGCGCATTACCGGATGTTCGATTACCTTAGTGCGGAGTTACCGGCGCTGGTCGCCGATAATTTCAAGCTCAGCGAGCGTCAGTCGATCATGGGGCATTCGATGGGGGGCCACGGTGCCTTACTGCTGGCATTGCGCCTTGGCGGTCGTTTCTCATCGGTTTCCGCTTTTGCGCCGATCGTCAATCCGACGGAAGTGCCGTGGGGACAGAAGGCGTTCAGCGCTTATCTGGGAGAGGACCGTGCGGCATGGCGTGAGTACGATAGCTGTCTGTTGATGAGTGAGGTGGAAAATCGTCTGCCGATCCTGATCGATCAGGGTGACAGCGATCAGTTCCTCGCCGATCAGCTGCGTCCGGAACGTCTGGCAGAGGTGGCACGTGAGCAGGGTTTCCCGCTGGAGTTACGTATCCAACCGGGCTATGACCATAGCTACTTCTTTATCGCCAGCTTTGTTGAAGACCATCTGCGTTTTCACGCGAAGCATCTGCTGGTGTAA
- a CDS encoding ABC transporter ATP-binding protein, with protein MEQGLRLSHFYAGYPKRKVIEDLNVPQLPRGKITVLLGPNGCGKSTLLRALAGLSKGEGELWLNGEELMTQPFARRAQRVVYLPQTLPAGVHLHVLESIIVAQRASGGLHSAASEAEIMHLLDQLGIAHLAMRYLDQLSGGQKQLVGLAQSLIRRPELLLLDEPLSALDLNYQFHVMDLVRRETRLRNIVTVVVVHDINIALRHADHALMLKDGNLLADGEPVQVITPETLAQVYGVRGRIECCSRGMPQVMIDGLVAESIV; from the coding sequence ATGGAGCAAGGATTACGTCTCAGCCACTTTTATGCGGGTTACCCCAAACGTAAAGTCATTGAAGACCTCAACGTGCCACAGCTGCCACGCGGCAAAATCACCGTGTTGTTAGGGCCAAATGGTTGCGGCAAATCGACGCTGCTGCGTGCATTGGCAGGGCTGAGCAAAGGCGAGGGTGAGCTGTGGCTGAATGGGGAAGAGCTGATGACGCAGCCGTTTGCCCGCCGCGCTCAGCGTGTGGTGTATCTGCCGCAAACCCTTCCCGCCGGGGTGCATCTGCATGTGCTGGAGTCGATCATTGTGGCGCAGCGCGCCTCGGGTGGCCTGCACAGCGCAGCCAGCGAAGCGGAAATCATGCATCTGCTGGACCAATTGGGCATCGCGCATCTGGCGATGCGTTATCTCGATCAGCTTTCGGGCGGGCAAAAGCAGTTGGTCGGCCTGGCACAGTCGCTGATTCGTCGTCCGGAGTTGTTGTTGCTGGATGAGCCGCTGAGCGCGCTGGATCTTAACTACCAATTCCACGTGATGGATTTGGTGCGCCGCGAAACGCGGTTGCGCAATATCGTGACCGTGGTGGTGGTGCATGATATCAACATCGCGCTACGTCACGCTGATCATGCGCTGATGCTGAAGGATGGCAACCTGTTGGCCGACGGCGAACCGGTGCAGGTGATTACCCCGGAGACGCTGGCGCAGGTTTATGGCGTGCGTGGACGGATTGAATGCTGTTCGCGCGGGATGCCACAGGTGATGATTGATGGGCTGGTCGCTGAGTCGATCGTCTGA
- a CDS encoding iron ABC transporter permease, which translates to MRTTEAALVAENSNDIDTMARYRQVLRQRMLLIGVLVLAILASLILDFTLGPAGLSLDTLWQTLTQPDSVDAGTRVIVWDIRLPYALMAIVVGFSLGLAGAEMQTILNNPLASPFTLGVSSAAAFGAALAIILGIGIPGVPDQWFISANAFIFALFAALMLDGVTRWTRVSTSGVVLFGIALVFTFNALVSMMQFIASEDTLQGLVFWTMGSLARASWEKLGVLTAAFAILLPFSMLSSWKLTALRLGEDRAISFGIDVRRLRLATLLRISILSALAVAFVGPIGFIGLVAPHIARMMFGEDHRYYLPASALTGALVLSLASVASKNLIPGVIIPVGIVTSLVGVPFFLSIILRHRGNV; encoded by the coding sequence ATGCGTACCACGGAAGCCGCGCTGGTGGCGGAAAACAGCAACGATATCGATACCATGGCGCGCTATCGCCAGGTGCTGCGCCAGCGGATGTTGCTGATTGGCGTACTGGTGCTGGCGATTCTGGCATCATTAATTCTCGACTTTACCCTCGGCCCGGCCGGTCTTTCATTAGACACCCTGTGGCAAACCCTGACGCAACCTGACAGCGTTGATGCGGGGACACGGGTGATTGTCTGGGATATTCGCCTGCCTTATGCGCTGATGGCGATTGTGGTGGGCTTCTCGCTCGGTCTTGCCGGTGCGGAAATGCAAACGATCCTGAATAACCCCCTTGCCAGCCCCTTTACCCTTGGCGTCTCTTCTGCGGCTGCGTTTGGCGCGGCGCTGGCGATTATTCTCGGCATTGGTATTCCCGGTGTGCCAGACCAATGGTTTATCTCGGCAAATGCCTTTATCTTCGCGCTGTTTGCCGCCCTGATGCTGGATGGCGTTACGCGCTGGACACGGGTTTCCACCTCGGGCGTGGTGTTGTTTGGTATCGCGCTGGTATTCACCTTTAATGCGCTGGTGTCGATGATGCAGTTTATCGCCAGCGAAGACACGCTCCAGGGATTGGTGTTCTGGACGATGGGCAGCCTGGCGCGCGCCTCCTGGGAAAAACTGGGGGTGCTGACCGCCGCATTTGCCATTCTGCTGCCTTTCTCAATGCTCAGTAGCTGGAAGCTGACCGCGCTGCGCCTCGGCGAAGATCGTGCCATCAGCTTTGGTATCGACGTGCGTCGTCTGCGCCTCGCGACGCTGCTGCGCATCAGTATCCTTTCCGCGCTGGCGGTGGCGTTTGTCGGGCCGATTGGCTTTATCGGCCTGGTGGCACCGCATATCGCGCGTATGATGTTCGGTGAAGACCATCGTTATTATCTGCCTGCCAGTGCCCTGACCGGCGCGCTGGTGCTGTCGTTGGCTTCTGTGGCATCGAAAAACCTGATCCCCGGTGTCATCATTCCGGTTGGCATCGTGACCTCGCTGGTTGGCGTGCCGTTCTTCCTGAGTATTATTTTGCGTCACCGGGGGAATGTGTGA